A stretch of DNA from Gasterosteus aculeatus chromosome 7, fGasAcu3.hap1.1, whole genome shotgun sequence:
GGAATTTCAGATCCTAATGAAGAGAATCTTATTTATGATTCATCTGCATTTCAGTGTTTTCTGTTATTCTTAAGACCCCAATAGAAAAAGCTCAGTGAAAGGATTTCCTGCGCTATTCACCAGCTGTTAAAAATTGAATTAATGAAGCGATGACTTGACTTTGTGGTTTAATTGTCGTTTCTTCTTGGCAGAAATCTTCCTGTATTACCAAGTATGAgcagctctccctctctgcagcgcCGTCACACAGGTGATCGAACAAAGCAGGTCTCTCCAACGCAAAGCTtcgtaaaaaaacaacttttaaaaaaaaatttttttaaccGTGGTGTCTTTTGTGTGCTCAGCGACGTCGGGCCTCGTAGTCTGCTCCAACGACTACGTGGCCGACTCCGAGGACGAGGCGACTAAGAACTTCAAAAGCAGGGTGTGTATTCTCCAAAACAcgatgcttaaaaaaaaacaaaaaacacgtaCGTTTTGAGTTTGATCCGTCGTCGGTGTCCTTCTGACTCTCTTCCCTCAGCTGTTCGTGAAGCGCTACCACAAGACCAAACACGGCACGTATGTTCCCACGCTGCGGGAGTTCTGGAAGCCCGGGACGACGCAGCGGGACCTGAAGTCTACTGGAGGCAGATGAGGCAAATGGATTTCACCCGCCGAAATCTTTTGTCGTCGTGGACTTTCTCTCTTGCCCTAAAATGCTCATCATAGGTGCCCGTCGTGCAGATGTGTGTCCTTTTCCAGATTGTCAGTGTGTTGttttatgtaaataaagacCGGAATATTTAAAACCAATGTGATGCAGAAGTGGGTCATTTCCTACAGTTGGAGCATTTAAACATGACATGGAGGCATGTGTGCTTGATTTGAAAACCTTCACATTCATTTAATTACACCTCATCACATggactttttaaatgaatttgttGTTTCCTATTAGGGTGCATTCAGTCAAATAGTTCAGTTGCGCCCCCCCTGGAGAATCAGAGTCGGCAGCCGATCCCTCCGGTCACGGTGACGGTCTCTCCGGTGATGTAGGAAGCCTCCTCGGAGCACAAGAAGGCGATcactccccccacctcctctggcTCTCCGATTCTGTCGGGCAAAGTGTGAGATGTGGCATTTGTGCGTCTGTATTTCGTGCGCCGCTCGTGACGAGTCGTACCTTTTGATGCTGAGCTGCTTTTTAAACTCGTCCACGATGTCTTCGTTTCCCCATAACTGCAAGGACACAATGTGTCACAGAGATGttaacttttaacaaataacCCCCCCACCCGGCTTGTAAATGTGGGATCTGAGTGTTTTTTCTGCTCCTCACCGCGGAGCTGAAGCGGGTCTTGATGACCCCCGGGGCCACGCAGTTCACTCGGATGTTATCTTGGGCCAGCTCGGGGGCCAGAGCGCGGGTCAGCCCCAGCAGAGCGGTCTTACTCACGCTGTAAGGACCCAAAGCCTGCAGAGACGGAGACGCGGCGTCCTTAACGCGGGTCTCCACCTCGCGTCTATCCGAATGCAAGCGCTCTGACTCACCTGCATGGGTTGGTATCCAGCCACAGACGACACAAACACCACGTTGCCACCTCTACAATAGAGCGACACGGGGCATTTGTGGTTAAATGCACAGCGTGTGTAGTTTGGATTGTGTTTTGGGTCAGTCGCTCACCCCCTCTTCACCATGTGAGGCACCACCAACTTGGTCATGAGGAAGGCCGACGTCACGTTGACAGACAGGATCTACGGAGGAATGATCCAACGTCAACAGAAACAAACGCAGGAAGACGGAAAGCTTCTCTCAGCCGTTCAAACAATTCTTCGTGATCTTCTGGCTTTTCTAAAGTGATCCCCGTTGGGACGTACCTTGTCCCACACGTCCTGTGTGGACTCCATGATGTTTCCGAAGAAAGGGTTGACCGCCGCGTTGGATACCAGAATGTCAACGCCGCCGCACTGATCCAGGGTCTGGCCCAAACACCCGGTGACACTATTAACGTCATAAGTCACATGAATCCCCTCACAACGATGGCCGCTCAGCCACGTGGACCCACCGTTTGGAGCAGTTTTTCTCGGTCTTCCGCCTTGCCCACGTTACAGGTGGTGCCAGTCACCTGGATGCTGTGGCTCTGCAGCAGCGCCACGGCCTTGTCCACGTTGGCCTGCCGCCGGCTGCTCACCACCACGTGGGCTCCTCTCTTTCCCAGAGCCTGAGCTGCAGCCAGACCAattctgaagaggaggaggggggggggagggtgcttAAATAATGATGTGTCACGGTTAACATGACATCATTATGTGAGACGCTCGTTTCAGATCATTGCAAGGATCAATCCTTTGAATAATAAAGACATGAAGCCTATTTCCCCATAGTGATGCTACCAGCTTATTTTGTGATCCTGATGCGTCACTTTGCCCGGGCCTTTTCTGACCTGGAGTGTTGCAGTTTACAGTTCTGTTTTTAGGAAGCAGGTAAGCGTGCGCTCAATACCAGCCTAGTAAAATCCGcaccattgtttttttgtgtattttttggaGAGTACGGACAAAAGAGGAATTCATAAAGCTGTTCATACCCATCCGTGGAGGCGGTGACTATGGCTACCTTTCCGGCGAGGCTACTTTGAGACATACTTCTTCGGCCAACAACAGGATTGGTTCCAAGGCACCTGAATACACTCCTCAACATCCCCTGTGAGCACAGAACGTCCACGGATGTTATTTATATTAAAACGGTGTTTCTAGGGTAGAGGTCACCTGACGGTGGTGGGTCACAAGCTTGCGGTGCTTTGAGATGgaagtaaacaaataaacaattaCACTTCAACAATGAATACAGCTGTAAATACATCAGGATGCTGCAGCAACGTAATAGTACGGGTTTAAGGCGAACGAAGATTTAGTAAAAGTTTTACGACGGACACTTTGTTGCATAACCAACCAGCGTTAATGCAATTACACAAATGTGATTGTTCGCATTATCTCACCTTTCAGTGTATGCAGTATTGAAGGTGAGATCGAACAGAGGAGAAATTTGTTAAAAGACAAAGTCTACTTCTGGACCTTTAGTCGACTCATGTGTCATTGTGTTTTCCGGGTAAGATTCacgctgtcaaaataaaagctttcagTCAGAAGCAAAACGAAATCGACTGAAACCAAGTCAGTCAAAAACAATGATGTCATTCGTTCAGGAAATGCATGTTGCGGTACTGTCCTCTAATATACACGGAACAcacatttagcctttttttcACAGCATCGTTTTCCGATTAACACAAAAATCCGGACGCCGCTAACGCATCTCGCAGCAACGAACCAATCATAAACGCGGCGTGTTCCCAGCGGCAGAGTGACGCGAGCTCACAAGCGCTGGATCGGTCTAAACGCTTAAGCGCAGGCCAGCGTTACGCTTACAGATCTGATAACTGCGCGAGGCGCGAGGAGGCGGAGATAACGTTGTTGTCATCGCCGAAGATGATTGAACGCCGACGGCCTCAGATTTTCACGCCTGAGAAGAAGTGATTAGAACGGACCCGGACTGTACGCCGATGCGAGGTTTACGGGCgataatattcaaaaaaaaaaaaggtaacccGAATTATTTTTTACGGTGGTGGCTTTGGTCACTCCCGTTTACCGGAGAGCAGAGGAGCGCGACGCGTTTCACCCGGCGGTGCCATTGTTGCTTTGGAGCTGAACTTTCGCGTTAGCAGCGAAAGGCGATGAAGATAACCATCTTTTAACGTATAGCTAGCTACCTAGCGTAAAGCTAACTACATAGCTAGCAGCTAGGCCGCGACAGAACAGCTGGCCTCATTCAAGCTAACATTTTCCTATACTTAAACGAATCCTCGTTCCTACCTCAATAGCTatgtataataaaaaaaatatttttttttgatcGTGCacgctattttttttaatgttgctgctaagctaacgttagctcgcagTTAACGTGACGTTTACGCCATTGGGcgtggagaagaggggggacAGGTGTTACCGCTTTCCGCCTACCGTTTCTTCGTTTCACATGTGCTCACTTACTGAACTGTGTTTTGCATGAACGTGTCGTGGAGGAATGGGGGTCCGCGTGAAGCCCGGACTGTGAGATGTGTCCTCCCCCCGACTCTGCCGTGCTTCAGCACCGAGACCCTCTGGCGACCTGCTCGTCCGTGAGAACCAGCGCCGACCTCGATGGACGACCCCGGCCGACCGGGACCCTGGAGTGATCTTCTCTGAGTCTTTACTGTTCACTAAGCAACGATGTCGGTCTCCGTGAGTATGCATGCACTATCTCATTTGAATTTACGCCTTTGATGGTTTCATAGTGATATGAAACAGTTTTTGACGCTAAATAGTTTATGATTTGAATGTTGTATTATTGTGACTTATCTCACCGTATCTATAATAGTGCACCAGGACACCTCATTGCCTCCATTACTATTGTAAGGGGGCCCCACATGGCTCGATGGAGCCCAGTTGTCCCCCAGGGGGTTGGTTTAGAAAATGAAAGGGGGCCTGACTCTCTGGCTTTAGGATGGGCAATTAAATCCTAAACAGCGAGGGACAGATGTGCCTCTTatcccctcccccgcctcctcaTCTCGCTCATTACCATTAAGCCCTTGTGTCCCTGCGAACATTGATCCTCCCCGACTGTGCCCCTCTTTCGCTCAGCCTCATAATTATTTACACAGCTGTGAATTTTGACTTTGTCATGATGCCCAGCTTTtaccatattattattatttttgttcgCTCAGCCTCTTCCTGTCTCTGCCTCTGAAAGTTTTTAACGAGATGTTCCCGATTCACTCCCATTGACTCTCCGTTCAATAGCCCCAAACAATCAGCCTTTTGATACTACTGACTTGGCAGCGCCACGTCAAtgtccttgtttgtttgtggtgaaCAGATGTGAGACTCTAGCTTGTGTGAATTTACGCTGTCGATTACTTTTAATGGCCGTTTGCTGGGTTTTGGATGATTTGAATGGCAGGCCCTGTTTTTTTACGACCTCTTCTTTTGTTCTCGTCCTCCCTCTCAGACGGTATTGGCGAAGGCGCTGTTCGACAACGCAGCAGAGAGCCCGGAGGAGCTGGCTTTCCGTAAGGGGGACATACTGATGGTTCTGGAGCAGGAGCAGGGCGGCGGGCCGGGCTGGTGGCTCTGCTCCCTGCATGGCAGACAGGGCATCGCCCCGGCGAACCGCCTCAAACTCCTCCAGACGGCCCCGGCCCCGGGCTCCGACCCGCGGCACGGCTCCACCGAGGACTCTGTGTACCTGTCGCCTGTCCCGCCGATGGCCCGGACCGCCTGTGGCGGCAGTGCCGAGGACGTGGACGGCGTGTACCGCTCGCCGCCGGGCATCGGCGAGCCACGAGGAGCTGCGCTGAGGCCCGGGGAGCTCCGCAGAGTCGAGGGCGGGCGCCCGCGCTCCCACTCGAGCTCGGGCCTCCGGCCGAGACCCGACTGGGacttgggggtgggggggcgtccGCGCTCGCCCTCTCTGAGAGGTCGAGGTGCAGAGGTGTCGGGGACGCTTTATCAGACTCCGGGAAGTCCCGTGCCTTCAGGAGCTCCGCATGCCAGACCGGCCGCTTCAGAGTCTGTGTACCTCGCCCCCACCGGAGTTCCGAGGGCTGCCGATGAACCCGAGGACACGACATATTTAGTCCCTAGAGAAACACTAACGTCAGCAACCTCGGACGACTGTTATCTGGTGCCCAAAGGTACGCCTCTCGCAGGCGACGATGTTTACCAGTCCCCTACTGGAGGGGTGTGCCCTACCGGTCCCAGTGGAATCCCTGGTAACCCGCAGCTGAAAGTGAGCCAGGACACGCCTGCCATGTATCAGACACCCACCCCAGTGGGAGCAAGCCTCCACAGGACTTCAGCCACCGTTTTGGCCCACCAGCACCCATCTCCATTATCCCACGTGCAAGGATCTCCCAGAGCTCTGCTCAAGGGAGTTCCACCAAGCCCCGCCGTGGCCAGGGGCAAACCCAGCATGGCCGCTCACCGGGGGTCTCCTTTGCTGGGCCGAGCGGGGAAGGTCAGGGTCCCCGGCTCGCCGAATTTTGCCCGCAAacctcctccacccgcaccTCCGGTGAGGGGAGTCACCAAGAAAGAGGCTGCACAGTCTTTGGCTGATTCAAACGGTTACCCCAAACCCAACGCTCAGGTCACTTCTGCGAGCCCTCAGCAAGAGGAGGACAAACCGAGGGGGGGTCCTGAGAGCAAGGATGACCGGACGAATGGTCTCCTGGAGAAAAGCAACAACATGCTGAACAAAAGGGGAGATAAGCCGGATTACTCGGATGATGTGGATGACCAGGTTTGTGATTTCTGCTTCACCGACCtcacgtgttgttgttgtagggtcatttgttttttatatattgatccaaaaatgtaatttattgcTGCGCGTGGAGCCAGTTGGCACGTTGTCCGAGCTTTGATCGGCCTGTTTGAAAAATGTACAACTTACGATCGACCAACACCGGCAATCGGTTTGCGTTGTGTTGGTAGGTGTATGATACTCCTCCCAGTGGCAGGTGGCAGCGGCCTGTCGGGTCGTCCCGTGGCGACGACGATGACGGCATCTACGACACCCCTCGCTGTGTCCCACCACAAGTTGATTCTGAGACGGAGGTAAAGACCCTCCTGACATGTATGACTTTTATCACATTTGGGAGATTGAAATGTCTGTTGACGTATAATTTGGGTTTTGCAGTCTGCAGGCATTTGAATCAATGACGTATTCCAGAGGTCTTTTTCTGTTATGCCTATAATTAAGGTTTTCTTTCGTATTCCGACATTTAAATGACAATCTTTATGAATATTAGAGTAGACTGAGAAATGACGGGAACCTGGTGTTTTGAATTCATGTCTGCACAAGTGAAGCAACAACAGATGACTCCCTGACACCCTTTCTCCCCGCATTCCGCCATCGGTCTGtgtccctgccccccctcctccatggCGGGGCCAcacctgtctctccctctctactGGGAGAGCCAGTCTAACCAGTCCAAATGCTGGTGCTATTTTCTCCCAGTCACACCCATCTGTCGAGGCCACACCAAAGCCCGTCCACCAGCACCCTGCCCCCAGCGGTCTCCCCCTTTAACGTTACTGAAATACGTCTGCCAGCtgttggattcttttttttcccccgttgcCTGCAATTACCGCACGTTGACTCCCTGCTTTTAGACTTCGCTCTTCTTGCAGTCTTAACGGATCTCTTGCCAACGTTTGGACTTTGTGCAATgcgtttttgcttttttaccAGATCATCCAAGCACCAGCCGGGTTTAAAGGAAGTCTAAAGTCTTAAAGTCTGTCTCCATAGAAATGACCCGTTATCCTCACGGCCATAAAGAGAACAACACGCGAAATTCCAGAAACATTCCCTctgtcttctcctccaccaggtcTACGACGTCCCCACCATCACTCTCAATCCATCCGCGTCAGACGCCCAGCCGGAAGAGGTCGAAGAAGACGTGTACAGTGTTCCTACGCTCCCGGGGGTGCCTCTGGGCCCGGGCGAGTCCACCGCCAGCCTCTCCGGCGAGGACGCCGGACAGCTCTATCGGGTCCCGGGGTCTGAGAAGCGAGTCGCCGGCGGAGGTCACAACCGGGACTCTTGTGAGCCCGACCGCGGCATCTACGACATGCCCGCGCTGTCCGCCGACGTCCTCCCCCGCTCCCTGTCgtcgtcctccacctccacccgccgCCTCTCCGTCTCCAGCAACGGCTCGGGCGACGTGCAGTGGAGGGCCACGCTGTCCGGCCTCGTCCACGCGGTGCTGAGCGCCGCCTCCGGCTCGGCCTCCGCTCTGTCGTCACGGGAGCTGGCCACCTCGCTGGCGGAGATCCTGTCCACCTGGAAGGCGTGCCACGCCGacgaccccccgccgcctctgcaGCAGGCGTGGGCCCGCCTCTCGGACCTCCTGCCGGCGCTGTCCGCCGTGGGCGCCGCGCCGCCCTCCGAGGGGCTGTTGACGCTGGTCCAGCGCTCCCTGGAGGAGAGcgccctcctcctgcaggctcaGGGCCGACCGCGGTTGCCTTCACAGGACTCGCTGTCCCGCCGGCCGCTGCCCGCGCTCCCGCTGCCCGACGGGAAGCCCTCGGCCGGCGGGATGGGCTCCCGCAAAGGCAGCTGGATCCAGGAGCGGCCCCTGCCGCCGACACCTCAGCCCGCCTTCCCCCTGCCGCCCGCTCTGTCGACGGTGACGGTGACCATAGGCCCCGGCGACGGCGAGGACGACCCCAGCAACGAGTACGCGGGCATCGGCTTGACGCCCATCCCGCCCCCCGCGCCCACTGGAGACAGCGTAGGATACGtcaagctgcaggtctgctttCATGATGAAataaatttattttcatttcaatacTTTTTCAGGCAGCCAAGTAGTGTTTTTAATATCATTTATAATCacatgattattttttatttattttgcactcATTTGTTGCTAACTGTTCATACGTGTCTTGAGTGCACATGAGGATCTATGGCAGCCACGCTGTCTGGATACGTGTCTGACTGTTCTTTCTCCCACATCAGGGTAAACCTGAGCCACTTCCTGATATTCTTAGTGAGAACGGACACATGCAGACGATCAATGCAGATCCAATGGTacgtctcttcttcctgtttaCCGCCGCAAACACACAATCCTTCACTTCTGCAATACAAAAGTTTTTGttgaacagaaacacacagcgagtCGACACAAATGAGTCATTGATTCGCTCTGTTGTTCGCCGTGTTTACTAATGAACAAACTGACTGATTAATCCAGCTCGCTGCAGCTCCTTGGTCAAAACCCATCTttagtctgcacacacacacacacacacacacacaatgtttacCCAACACCACCTGCCTGAACATCACGTTAACCCCTGCCTCATGAATCTGTGCAGCCATCCATCATTCTTAAGAGAATCTTCTAATGATGCcagtctttgttctcctgatAATCCAACATCAAAGCTTCCAGTCTTGAGACGGCACACATAAGCAGAGAAACAGTCACGTCTTGTCTTCTGTTCTCTCTTGGGTCGGTTCTGGCTCATGTTTCTTGAGACTGAGGTCACGTTTTTCTCATCGCTCAGTCTGCATGTCTTTCTGCTCCTTTCTGGGTTCCTTGGTTACGCCACAGGCGACCAACAAGTGGCCATTTGTGAATCGTAACAATCTTGCCTCACATAGACGGAGGCTGCAGGACAATAAGTGACAGAAAAGCCCAGTGTGAAAAACATCTGTGCATTTCTAAggctgaaaagaaaaagtgtttcTCACTTTTCTATTATAATGCATTATATTTTTCACATATGTGACTGTCGGGGAAAGTTGTGCTGCACAAACTctaacctcctcctccctcgcaCAGTTGACCCCGTCCCCTCCTCTCCCGCTGTCCCTCTCCCTGGAGGACTCGGAGCTGCTGTCCTTTTACTCGTCCCAGAGTCTCGCTCACCTCTCCTGCCTGGCGGACGCCATAGACGTGCTCTTCAGCAGCGTGCAGGGCAACCAGCCGCCGCGCATCTTCGTCGCCCGGGGGAAGAGCCTCATCGTGACGGCGCACAAGCTGGTGTTTATCGGGGACACGCTCTCCCGCCTCCTCACCTCCGCCGACCTCCGGGCCAAGGtatggagagagggggagagatagaCGTTTGACATGGCGAGAATGGGTCTTTTTGACTTATAACTATGCCTGCTCGAGTCTTAATGTAGAGTAAAAAGTCagttttaaaacaatttaaatatacCAAAGTTGtggaataaatcatttttgtgtattttttcttttttttttttaaacctagaTCACAACCTCAGGAGGACGACTCTGTCAGGCCTTGAAGTCTGTGGTCGTGGCAACAAAGGGCGCCGCACAAAACTACCCGTCTGTACCCGCCACCCAGGAGATGGTGGACCGCGTGGccgagctctcccagcaggccgCCGGCTTCTCCACGCTGCTGCAGCGCCTGGCCGAAATATCTTCATGATGTTTCACACCCCTCCGCTTAAAAACGTTGTTTACACTACGCGCCTAcatgttttctcctctttttaaaatgtttaaaatgccTTATTTGTTGAACGGGATCGACGCGAACCTTGGAGTTTGTGTTTCGCTGCAGCTGTTACTGAGATGGGTTGTTGAGCGTTggttcctttcctcctctccgtgtgtgtgcgcgtgtgtgtgtgtgtgtgttggcttgcCTTTTGTTTATACACTGACCTCCGTGCTTTGatgccttccccccccccgagtgttAACTTATTGAATATATGAAGCCGTGGCTTTGAGTGTCCGTGCGAACGGTTGATCATTGGAGCTTTGCTTTATTATGTTTgccatattttctttctttcctccctctaTTTATTCAGCCATCCCCCTCTGTTCCACAAATAGCCCAGAAGGAGGCCTAACATCCTGGTTCTGGCCTACTTTTTTACTGTTAACCTGAATGGCCCTTTTGTGGTTATCATTTTCCAGCTGTCGAAGCAGCGCATTGAGTGTTTGGGGCTTATAATAGAGAAGATATAAGATATGGAGTAAGTTGTCGAGTAGGAAGTTCGCCTGACTTACATTCATAAATCTGTG
This window harbors:
- the dhrs4 gene encoding dehydrogenase/reductase SDR family member 4 isoform X1, giving the protein MLRSVFRCLGTNPVVGRRSMSQSSLAGKVAIVTASTDGIGLAAAQALGKRGAHVVVSSRRQANVDKAVALLQSHSIQVTGTTCNVGKAEDREKLLQTTLDQCGGVDILVSNAAVNPFFGNIMESTQDVWDKILSVNVTSAFLMTKLVVPHMVKRGGGNVVFVSSVAGYQPMQALGPYSVSKTALLGLTRALAPELAQDNIRVNCVAPGVIKTRFSSALWGNEDIVDEFKKQLSIKRIGEPEEVGGVIAFLCSEEASYITGETVTVTGGIGCRL
- the efs gene encoding embryonal Fyn-associated substrate; its protein translation is MSVSTVLAKALFDNAAESPEELAFRKGDILMVLEQEQGGGPGWWLCSLHGRQGIAPANRLKLLQTAPAPGSDPRHGSTEDSVYLSPVPPMARTACGGSAEDVDGVYRSPPGIGEPRGAALRPGELRRVEGGRPRSHSSSGLRPRPDWDLGVGGRPRSPSLRGRGAEVSGTLYQTPGSPVPSGAPHARPAASESVYLAPTGVPRAADEPEDTTYLVPRETLTSATSDDCYLVPKGTPLAGDDVYQSPTGGVCPTGPSGIPGNPQLKVSQDTPAMYQTPTPVGASLHRTSATVLAHQHPSPLSHVQGSPRALLKGVPPSPAVARGKPSMAAHRGSPLLGRAGKVRVPGSPNFARKPPPPAPPVRGVTKKEAAQSLADSNGYPKPNAQVTSASPQQEEDKPRGGPESKDDRTNGLLEKSNNMLNKRGDKPDYSDDVDDQVYDTPPSGRWQRPVGSSRGDDDDGIYDTPRCVPPQVDSETEVYDVPTITLNPSASDAQPEEVEEDVYSVPTLPGVPLGPGESTASLSGEDAGQLYRVPGSEKRVAGGGHNRDSCEPDRGIYDMPALSADVLPRSLSSSSTSTRRLSVSSNGSGDVQWRATLSGLVHAVLSAASGSASALSSRELATSLAEILSTWKACHADDPPPPLQQAWARLSDLLPALSAVGAAPPSEGLLTLVQRSLEESALLLQAQGRPRLPSQDSLSRRPLPALPLPDGKPSAGGMGSRKGSWIQERPLPPTPQPAFPLPPALSTVTVTIGPGDGEDDPSNEYAGIGLTPIPPPAPTGDSVGYVKLQGKPEPLPDILSENGHMQTINADPMLTPSPPLPLSLSLEDSELLSFYSSQSLAHLSCLADAIDVLFSSVQGNQPPRIFVARGKSLIVTAHKLVFIGDTLSRLLTSADLRAKITTSGGRLCQALKSVVVATKGAAQNYPSVPATQEMVDRVAELSQQAAGFSTLLQRLAEISS